TCCTATTGTTGTTGGCTAATAAATGGGACGAAGTCCATATCGGGTTTAGTTGGGGGATTTAAATGAACCTCCGCACAGTTTGCTGTGCGGAGGTTCATTATTATCAATAATTGCTGTAAAGCTTTCTATTTTAAAAAAACTTTTAGCTCTTAACTTTTACCGACGTTTTATTCATATTTTTACCCAACTTTTTCAGTGGATTGATTGTTCAGAAAGCCAAAGCCTTATTTTTTGCTATAAATGAGTTAAAAAAGATTTACAAGGAAAGCGATTACAAAGATAAGACTTTAATCATAAAAGAGATATACAGAATTTCAACAATGAAAGGCAATAAGGCAATACCAAGCTGCCACCGTTTGGCACATTAACACTGATAAAATGCAAAATTGAGGCTGAAAATCTTACTACAGCCGATTTGGTACTAAAAAACTGCCTGATAATTCAAGCAGTTTTAAAAGTTATAGTGAAAAACTATGGGGTGGACGACGAGACTTGAACTCGCAGCCTTCGGCTCCACAAACCGACGCTCTAACCAGTTGAGCTACGCCCACCATTTAAGAAAGAAATTAACGACTTGAAAAAAGAATTAAATATCTAAAGCTAAAAACGTCTCCGGCGTGAGTTGAACACGCAACCTACTGCTTAGAAGGCAGTTGCTCTATCCAATTGAGCTACGGAGACACAAAGCCAATAGATAAGGTTTGAAATTATATCAAAATTAGCTCAATACAGTCAATATAAATGTTAATTTGCCAGTTCAACATGCTAATGTAACATCTGAAACGAAGCAGAAGAAAGAGGTCAAACCAGTAGTTGGTGTTAGTTTTTAAAAGAGAAAAGGAGTTCTTATCGTTGTTTCTTTTTTCTTTGAGGACAAGTCGGCTAGATTGTGAATAAGGAGGATAAGTCCAGGTGAATTGTTCTATAAAAAATAGTAATATAGTTAAGTGTATAAGATGTGTTGGAAGAACGAAGGGGAATAGGACAAAAAGCCTGAGGACTGCCTCGTTTTTCACTCAGCTTGGCATATCTATCTCTTGCGGAACAATTTTTAAGGCCGCAATTTATTCCAAAGAAGGAAACTATAAAATAATCCCGTCTAGTTTTTTAACTTGCATAAGATTAAAGCCTGAACTTAATATATCAGCCAGCTATGTAGCCGCTTATTTAAGACATAAAGAAAATAGTATAATATCAAAAGGAAAAACGATAAATAAATCAAGCGAAAAAAAGTCCAAAATACAATTAAAACTTTCAGATATTTACAATATAGAAAGCCCAATTGCTTCAATCAAAATTCAAAAAGAAATTGACAAGTTATCTTCAGAAGCAACGTCATTGCTAAAACAAAGTATTGAGAAGACAAAAAGAATAGAAAATATTATTAAGAAAAATAGTTGAGAGGCTATCATTATCGTGGATAAAATCAAAGAATTTATTAACGACAATATATGGCGGGATAGATAAAAAAGCTTGGATTAAAAATGGTATTTTTGTCGATATAAATACATTAGGAAGCTTCTACGGATTAGAAGAAGATTTGGAGAAAAACAAATGATAAAATCACCCCTAAATTACACGGGAAATAAGTCAAGGTTTTTAGTCCAACTCCTTCCGCGTTTTCCACAAAAGGTAAATAGATTTGTAGATATGTGCTGCGGTGGCGCAAGTGTAGGCTTAAATGTAAATGCCAAATATGTCATTTGCTTTGATAATAATAAAAAGGTTATAGATTTATTGCAAACTCTTAGCTTCCTATCAGAAAAAACTATTGTTGATAAAGTAGAAGAATTTATAAATGAATTTAATTTATCAGATAATTATAATAAAGGTTATGCTATATATAGAAAATACATACGGGATAATAACGGATTAAAGCAATATAATGCCGAAGGATATGCAAAATTACGCAGTTTTTATAATGATAAAGGACTTAACACCAAAAGGGACAATGATGTTTGTCTATTTACTCTTTTAGTTTTTTGTTTCAATAATGACCTTCGTTTTAATTCTGCTGGAAAATTCAATATGCCTGTTGGGAAAACAGATTTTAACGAGAGTATTCGCAAGAAGTTAAACTCTTTTAAGCACGGGACAAGCGAGAAATCAATAAATTTTATTCAAGGCGATTTCAAAATCCTTAAAGAATTTGGCTTACGCCGAGACATTTTTGTTTATATAGCCCCGCCTTATCTAATAACAAATGCAGTTTATAATGAAAGTGGCTCAAAATGGGACAAAATTAAGGAAGTGGAGTTATTATCAGTTTTATCATATTTAGACGATAAGGGAATAAGGTTTGCGCTTTCAAATGTGTTAAGAAAAGGCGAGAAAGAAAATACTATTTTATCTTCGTGGGTTAAGAAAAATAAATTCAATACTCATTACATAAATTACCATTACCGCTCTTCAAGTTATAATAAAAAGGACAGGGCAACGCCAGAAGAGGAAGTATTAATTACAAATTATAATGTCTTAACTATCTTAGCACCGCAGGAGGTCTTTAATTCTACTGTTGTATTAGCAACTTGAATCCGCCTTGTATATTTTTATATTAATTTGTATAATATCTTAAATTAAGGCGGCTAAATGCCGTCTTTTATTTTTGATATAGGACGCATTTTAAAAATGTCAAATAAAGCAGAAGAAATAGAAAAACTTTTAATTTCCGTAGCTGATTCAGAAAATATTGAAATTGTCGATTTGCAATATGTTAAAGAAAACGGCAGTTGGGTGATTCGCGTTTTTATTGACAAAGAAGCTGGTGTGAGTATAGATGATTGTGAGAAAATGAGTTATCTTTTTGGAGCAACTTTAGATGCGGGCGATGTTCTTAACGATTCTTACGTTTTGGAAGTTTCTTCTCCAGGCATAAACAGAATATTAAAAAAAGAAAAAGATTTTGAAAAGTTTACCGGAGAAAAAATAAGAATACGGACTTTTACACCGATTAACAATCAAAAAAATTTTCTCGGAAAATTAATTTCATTCAAAGACAGAAAACTAAAAATTAACGATGTCACAAATGGCGAGGTCGAAATAATATTTTCAGATGTAGAAAAAGCAAATTTGGAAACAGATATTTAAACGGAGGATGAAATGGCAGAAAAGGGCGAACTTTTGATGGCTCTTGAGCAGATTGAGAAGGATAAGAAAATAAGAAAGGAAGACATTTTAAGCGTTATAGAGAATGCTTTGATATCCGCTTATAAAAAGCATGTCGGCAGAAATGTTAATGTGGTTGCAAAAGTCGACCCTGATACAGGAGAGATGGCGGCTTTCGTATTGAAAACCGTCGTAAAAGACGTTGAAAATCCGTTGCTTGAAGTCGGTGTTCAGGAAGCAAAGAAGTTGGGACAGCCGTATGAAATAGGTTCTGAAGTGAAAATTTCTTTGGACACGCAGGACTTTTCGCGTATAGCTGCACAGACGGCAAAGCAGGTTATAGTGCAGAAAATAAGAGAATCTGAACGCGATTCTTTATATGACGAGATGAAAGAAAAAGTAGGACAGATTATAAATGGTGTAATTTATCGTATTGCAAATAAAAATATTATAGTAGACTTGGGCAAAACTGAAGCCATACTTCCTGTAAGCGAACAGGTTTTCAGGGAAAAGTTTTCAGTAGGGCAGCATATAAGAGCTGTTATCATCAAAGTCGAAAAAAATGTAAAAGGTCCGGGAACAGTTTTGTCGCGCGCCAGTACAGAACTTGTAAAGAGACTTTTTGAGCTCGAAGTCCCCGAAATTTATGAAAAAATTGTGGACATAGTAAACATCGTCAGAGAACCTGGTATGAGATCTAAAGTTGCCGTAATATCGCATAATCCAAAAGTTGATCCCGTAGGCGCCTGCGTCGGAATTAAAGGCGCCAGAGTTAAGCCCATTATTGATGATCTCAAAGGTGAAAGGATAGATTTGATACCGTATTCCGAGGATATGTCTAAATATATAGCAGCATCTCTTGCTCCTGCGAAGGTTGTCTCTGTGGTTTTAATTTCACAAGATGATAAAAAAGCCGAAGTTCTTGTGTCGGATGATATGTTGTCTCTTGCGATAGGTAAAAATGGACACAACGTAAGGCTTGCTGCCAAGCTTACAGGATGGCATATTGATGTTAAATCAGAAAGTCAGAAAAAACAGGAAAGCGAAGAAAAGGCCGAGCAGCAGACGGAAGCGCTTGAAAAGCTAGAAGGAATTAGTGACAAAAATATAACAACTCTCGTGAAAGCTGGTTTTACAAATATAGAAAAACTTGCTCAGCTTACCGTTGATGATCTTACGACTCTACCAGGAATAGGCATTAAAACTGCAGAAAAGATTATCGAAGCAGCCAAGAAAGCCATTTCTTGATAGCCGAATATCGAATTAAGTATAAAGGGGAGTGATACAGCTTATGCCAACAAAACAAGTAAAAACTCAAAAAGAGACAGTCGCAACTGAGAAGGCAAGGAAAAAAAACACGGTTAAGACAAGAGAAGCACCCATAAAGAAGAAAACTGCTGCGAAGTCTGTCGAAATGGCGGTTACAAAAAAAGCCATCAAAGAAAAAAGTGCATCTAAAAAAAGCACTGAATCCAAGACGGTTAAGGCAAAAAATACTAAAACTCCTTCTGTGGTTAAAAAAACGGTTAAGAAAAAAGATGATAATGTAAAAAAACAACAAGCATCCGTTCAGTCTTCTCAATCAAAACAGAGAAAAAAGGTTGAAGAAATAAAAAAAGCCGAAACACAAAGCAAAGTTACT
Above is a genomic segment from Candidatus Endomicrobium procryptotermitis containing:
- a CDS encoding Dam family site-specific DNA-(adenine-N6)-methyltransferase codes for the protein MIKSPLNYTGNKSRFLVQLLPRFPQKVNRFVDMCCGGASVGLNVNAKYVICFDNNKKVIDLLQTLSFLSEKTIVDKVEEFINEFNLSDNYNKGYAIYRKYIRDNNGLKQYNAEGYAKLRSFYNDKGLNTKRDNDVCLFTLLVFCFNNDLRFNSAGKFNMPVGKTDFNESIRKKLNSFKHGTSEKSINFIQGDFKILKEFGLRRDIFVYIAPPYLITNAVYNESGSKWDKIKEVELLSVLSYLDDKGIRFALSNVLRKGEKENTILSSWVKKNKFNTHYINYHYRSSSYNKKDRATPEEEVLITNYNVLTILAPQEVFNSTVVLAT
- a CDS encoding ribosome maturation factor RimP is translated as MPSFIFDIGRILKMSNKAEEIEKLLISVADSENIEIVDLQYVKENGSWVIRVFIDKEAGVSIDDCEKMSYLFGATLDAGDVLNDSYVLEVSSPGINRILKKEKDFEKFTGEKIRIRTFTPINNQKNFLGKLISFKDRKLKINDVTNGEVEIIFSDVEKANLETDI
- the nusA gene encoding transcription termination factor NusA yields the protein MAEKGELLMALEQIEKDKKIRKEDILSVIENALISAYKKHVGRNVNVVAKVDPDTGEMAAFVLKTVVKDVENPLLEVGVQEAKKLGQPYEIGSEVKISLDTQDFSRIAAQTAKQVIVQKIRESERDSLYDEMKEKVGQIINGVIYRIANKNIIVDLGKTEAILPVSEQVFREKFSVGQHIRAVIIKVEKNVKGPGTVLSRASTELVKRLFELEVPEIYEKIVDIVNIVREPGMRSKVAVISHNPKVDPVGACVGIKGARVKPIIDDLKGERIDLIPYSEDMSKYIAASLAPAKVVSVVLISQDDKKAEVLVSDDMLSLAIGKNGHNVRLAAKLTGWHIDVKSESQKKQESEEKAEQQTEALEKLEGISDKNITTLVKAGFTNIEKLAQLTVDDLTTLPGIGIKTAEKIIEAAKKAIS